In Nostocoides sp. HKS02, the DNA window GCCGGTCGGCGGGCCGGGATGGCTCAGGTCGTCTGCCGCTGCCGGGCCGGCCATCACCGAGAGCATCAGGGCCGCGTCGCGCACCGACCGCGCGAGTGGACCATCGACGGACAGGGTCTTCCAGCCCTTGAAGCCCGGCTCCTTGGGCACCAGACCGAAGGTCGGTTTGTGACCGACCACGCCGCAGAACGACGCTGGGATCCGGATCGACCCACCGCCGTCGGTGCCCAGCGCGATCGCGGTCATCCCGGCCGCCACCGAGGCTCCCGCACCCCCGCTCGAGCCGCCCGGTGTCCGCTGCAGATCCCAGGGGTTGCGGGTCAAGCCGAAGAGCCGGTTGTCGGTGTACCCGCGGTAGCAGAACTCGGGGTTGTTGGTCTTGCCGACGATGACCGCGCCGGCGGCACGGAGTCGGGCCACCGGGACGGCATCCTCGGGCGGGGTGAAGTCGCGCAGGACCAGCGACCCGTTCGTCGCGGGCGTGTCGGTCATCCAGATGTGGTCCTTGACGGAGACTGGTACGCCGAGCAGCGCCGGCAGCGGCCCACCCCGCGAGACAGCCGCGTCGGCCTCCCGCGCCGAAGCCAACGCCGACTCGTCCAGGACCACGGTGAACGCGTTGACGTCCGGTTGCAGCTCGTGGATCCGGGCCAGCGACCGGGTCACCACCTCCACCGAGGTGACCCGGCCAGCGCGGATGTCCTCCGCGGTCTGCCAGGCGTCGGCCCGGTCGCTCGACGAAGGCTGGAGCGGAGTCACTCGGGGCGTCACTCGGGGCGCAGGTGCTGCATCGCCGCCTTCTCCAGCTCGACCGCCTCAGCCTTGGCGATCGCGGTCTCGGCGTCGATGTTGATGGACTTGGCGAACACGAAGTAGAGGAGTCCCGCGACCGGCAGGCCGACGAACATCGAGATGTCTGCACCCTTCAGGTCGTTCGCGACGAACCCGGTGTACTTGCTGGTGCTGAGGAACGGCAGCATCGCCGCGAACCCCAGCAGGTATGCCGCGATGCCGCGCCAGCCCCATCGGCCGTAGAGGCCGCGCGGGTTGAAGATCTCGGCGATGGCGTAGTGGCCCCGGCGCACGATGTAGTAGTCGACCAGGTTCACGGCGGTCCACGGGACGAACAGGTAGAGGACCAGCAGCAGGAAGTCCTCGAAGTTGGTGAGGAAGTTGGCACCGATCAACAGCGCGGGCACGAGCGAGAGGACCGCGGTGACAGCGATGGTGACGATGCGCACGGTCGCCGTGGGGCGGACCTTCGAGAACGAGTCGATGGCGCTGATCATGGTGAGCGACCCGCCATACATGTTCAGCGCGGTCACGGAGATCAGGCCCAGGGTAGAGAAGACGAGCGCGATGGCACCGAAACCGCTGAACACGTGGTCGCCGGCGTCCTTGAGCGAGGCGATCGTGTCGAACTTCGAGCCCGCCCACGCGGCCAGCGCGGCACCCAGGCACATCAGCCAGATCGCGCCGAGCGCCGAACCCCAGTAGGTCCAGAAGAACGTCTTGCGCACGGTGACGTTCGGGGGCAGGTAGCGGGAGTAGTCCGAGACGTAGATCGCCCAGCTGATCTGGTAGCCGGCGACCGCGCCGAACTGGATCAGGAACGGCGTCCACTTGAACCCGCTGAGGTTGAAGGACCCCGACGGGTACCCGAGCGTGAAGACCGCGATCGTGAGGACCCCGAAGATGATGAGGAAGCCCAGGGTCAGCCAACGCTCGACGCCGTGGATGAGGTCGTAGCCGACGAGCGCCACCACCGCGGCGACCACGGTGGCCACGATGATCCAGAGCTTGGCGGGGCCGTGGATCGTCGTGTGCAGGGCGTCGCCCGCCAGGATCGTGTTGAAGATGTTGAAGCCTGCGTACTGCAGGTAGGCGAAGGCCCAGACCAGCAGCGCCCCCATGTAGCCGAACTGGGGACGTGACTGGATCATCTGGGGGAGGCCGAGCTGGGGTCCCTGGGCGGAGTGGAACGCCATGAAGAAGGTGCCGAACAGGGCGCCGGCCACGATGGCGATGAGGGACCAGAGGAGGTTGCCACCGCCGACGATGGAGAACGTGCCCACAGCCAAGGTCGCGATCTGGGCGTTGCTCATGAACCACAGCGGGCCCTGGCTCCAGACCTTGCCGTGCCGTTCGTTCAGCGGCACGTAGTCGATGGATCGGACCTCGACCCCGGCGATGCGGCCGGTACCTGCAGGCGGCGACTCAACGGACATG includes these proteins:
- a CDS encoding amidase; its protein translation is MTPLQPSSSDRADAWQTAEDIRAGRVTSVEVVTRSLARIHELQPDVNAFTVVLDESALASAREADAAVSRGGPLPALLGVPVSVKDHIWMTDTPATNGSLVLRDFTPPEDAVPVARLRAAGAVIVGKTNNPEFCYRGYTDNRLFGLTRNPWDLQRTPGGSSGGAGASVAAGMTAIALGTDGGGSIRIPASFCGVVGHKPTFGLVPKEPGFKGWKTLSVDGPLARSVRDAALMLSVMAGPAAADDLSHPGPPTGDYLAAVAQEPDLTGLRVACSADLGMLPVDPDVRSAFAEALQVLANLGCELVEAAPATGHPTELWNTIALAEGYSSEGPLLASRELMSPGTAEIVEAGQAITGGQYVDALHERAAYTRVWAEFFEQFDVLVTPAMQLTAFPVGLQTPEQIEGQPVDPFFDDWCTICLPANLTGMPSTVVPAGFGAGGRPIGLQVIGPRWADALTLRVANAFERATPWSSYQPLS
- a CDS encoding cytosine permease, whose protein sequence is MSVESPPAGTGRIAGVEVRSIDYVPLNERHGKVWSQGPLWFMSNAQIATLAVGTFSIVGGGNLLWSLIAIVAGALFGTFFMAFHSAQGPQLGLPQMIQSRPQFGYMGALLVWAFAYLQYAGFNIFNTILAGDALHTTIHGPAKLWIIVATVVAAVVALVGYDLIHGVERWLTLGFLIIFGVLTIAVFTLGYPSGSFNLSGFKWTPFLIQFGAVAGYQISWAIYVSDYSRYLPPNVTVRKTFFWTYWGSALGAIWLMCLGAALAAWAGSKFDTIASLKDAGDHVFSGFGAIALVFSTLGLISVTALNMYGGSLTMISAIDSFSKVRPTATVRIVTIAVTAVLSLVPALLIGANFLTNFEDFLLLVLYLFVPWTAVNLVDYYIVRRGHYAIAEIFNPRGLYGRWGWRGIAAYLLGFAAMLPFLSTSKYTGFVANDLKGADISMFVGLPVAGLLYFVFAKSINIDAETAIAKAEAVELEKAAMQHLRPE